The Thermococcus sp. genome includes a window with the following:
- a CDS encoding transcriptional regulator, with amino-acid sequence MKTNAFEVTSRYVYPSLRRRLVEILYEKGLKQTEIAELLHITQSAVSRYLRMDRGALMDVSSYPDIEEELQSLAREIVEKKPGEYEIHRRIVEISLEMLGKGYVCSIHSEVDPEVDPGECNVCLELFG; translated from the coding sequence ATGAAGACTAACGCGTTTGAAGTGACCTCGCGCTACGTGTATCCTTCACTCAGGCGTAGGCTCGTTGAGATACTCTACGAAAAGGGCCTGAAGCAGACTGAGATAGCCGAGCTCCTCCACATAACACAGTCGGCAGTTTCCCGCTATCTTCGGATGGACAGGGGCGCGTTGATGGACGTTTCCAGCTATCCCGATATAGAGGAGGAACTCCAGTCCCTTGCCCGGGAGATCGTCGAGAAAAAGCCGGGCGAATACGAGATACATCGGAGAATAGTAGAAATATCCCTGGAGATGCTTGGAAAGGGATACGTCTGCTCCATTCACTCCGAGGTTGACCCCGAAGTTGACCCGGGGGAGTGCAACGTCTGCCTCGAACTTTTCGGGTGA
- a CDS encoding thioredoxin family protein, with protein MDELEMIRRKKMLELMKRAGMIEVKPKRKVVIEVITSPGCPYCPIAWAMAQELERKYEGVVARELSVATPEGQRKAMEHNIMGTPTVLIDNRVEFIGVPNFAEFERRVREKLGLE; from the coding sequence ATGGACGAGCTTGAGATGATAAGGAGAAAGAAGATGCTCGAACTCATGAAGAGGGCGGGAATGATAGAGGTCAAGCCGAAGAGAAAGGTGGTCATCGAGGTCATAACGTCACCCGGCTGTCCCTACTGCCCGATAGCCTGGGCAATGGCCCAGGAGCTTGAGAGAAAGTACGAGGGGGTCGTTGCGAGGGAACTCAGCGTGGCAACCCCTGAAGGGCAGAGAAAGGCCATGGAGCACAACATAATGGGGACGCCCACGGTGCTCATAGACAACAGGGTGGAGTTCATAGGGGTTCCGAACTTTGCAGAGTTTGAGAGAAGGGTGAGGGAAAAGCTCGGTTTAGAGTGA
- a CDS encoding DUF257 family protein: MLTPIRLSGGVKNENGSDILDALKPGETVIIEYDSLTSPVACFHYIVKWAKERGHRIVIDDVLDTLYLYRAHLKLAGIDVRDIDDVEVIKEAGLLDVGKVVARLELKQYAIRKVEYERVYEPLLERGVVVDIVLGSEKLFVISDIKAGMNLINAILSYTGDERRIAFYFINKDLLEINNPRILPLLEEVATTVIKMTKEKSQYLLSVMKSITPEIEGVTLPLKRDY; encoded by the coding sequence ATGTTAACACCTATCCGACTCTCCGGGGGCGTGAAAAATGAAAACGGTTCGGACATCCTGGATGCTCTTAAACCCGGAGAGACTGTGATAATCGAATACGACTCTCTGACATCACCAGTAGCATGCTTTCACTACATAGTGAAATGGGCTAAAGAGCGAGGACATCGGATAGTCATTGATGATGTTTTAGACACCTTGTATCTCTATAGAGCTCATCTAAAACTGGCAGGAATCGACGTTAGAGATATCGACGATGTCGAAGTTATTAAAGAGGCAGGTCTTTTAGATGTTGGTAAGGTTGTGGCACGGTTAGAGCTCAAACAGTATGCCATTAGAAAAGTAGAGTACGAGCGTGTCTACGAACCTCTTCTGGAGAGGGGAGTGGTAGTAGACATAGTTTTAGGGTCTGAGAAGCTTTTTGTAATATCAGACATAAAAGCTGGTATGAATCTTATAAACGCAATCCTGAGTTATACCGGAGACGAACGCAGAATCGCATTTTACTTCATCAACAAAGACCTTCTGGAGATTAACAATCCTCGCATTTTACCTCTGCTTGAGGAAGTTGCAACTACTGTCATAAAAATGACCAAAGAAAAAAGCCAGTATTTGCTATCGGTCATGAAGTCTATAACTCCGGAGATAGAAGGAGTGACGCTTCCTCTGAAAAGAGATTACTAA
- the hcp gene encoding hydroxylamine reductase — protein MIKVPENLDMLCNQCSMSLAGGCTIRGVCGKDPDLNSLQEALLYGIKGTSAYYYHALEVGYDDPRIGHFLAEALYSTLTNVNFDKNRFLELILENGRVHLEAMKLLDRAYVETFGRPEPVEVPTGTAEGHGILVTGHSYKALYELLRQIEEKGLEEEIKVYTHAEMFPAHAYPELRKLKALYGNWGGSWLYQKKEFAEFPGVILGTSNCVQQPTKAYQDRIFTVGIAGLEGVPHIEDYNFEPLIKRTLETPRMEAYDGGKLLTGFHHTNVLAMKDRLIELIQEGKIRHIFVVGGCDTPHKGMGYYERLTELIPDDALILSAACGKFRYNARNYGTIEGIPRFLDFGQCNNVYSIIEIAVALASELGTDVNSLPVSIVLSWMEQKAIAILYSLLYLGIKGIYIGPKPPEFLTPSVFEILRRQFDLRLTGDPEKDLKDMLSKGISVDESAPLAEELD, from the coding sequence ATGATAAAAGTTCCGGAGAATTTGGATATGCTCTGCAACCAGTGTTCGATGAGTCTTGCCGGAGGATGTACGATAAGAGGAGTCTGCGGCAAGGACCCAGACCTCAACTCACTCCAGGAGGCGCTCCTCTATGGCATAAAGGGTACCTCGGCATACTACTACCACGCCCTTGAGGTCGGCTACGACGACCCGAGGATAGGCCACTTTTTGGCTGAGGCGCTGTATTCAACCCTTACCAACGTCAACTTTGACAAGAACCGCTTCCTTGAGCTTATCCTTGAGAACGGAAGGGTTCACCTTGAGGCCATGAAGCTCCTCGATAGGGCCTACGTTGAGACCTTCGGAAGGCCCGAACCCGTCGAAGTCCCGACCGGAACTGCCGAGGGACACGGCATACTCGTCACCGGCCACAGCTACAAAGCTCTATACGAACTCCTCAGGCAGATTGAGGAGAAAGGCCTTGAGGAGGAGATTAAGGTCTACACCCACGCCGAGATGTTCCCGGCCCATGCCTACCCCGAGCTGAGGAAGCTCAAGGCCCTCTACGGCAACTGGGGAGGGTCGTGGCTCTACCAGAAGAAGGAATTTGCTGAGTTTCCCGGCGTAATCCTGGGAACGAGCAACTGCGTCCAGCAGCCGACGAAAGCCTACCAGGACAGAATCTTCACCGTCGGAATAGCGGGTCTTGAGGGAGTCCCACACATAGAGGACTACAACTTCGAGCCGCTCATAAAGCGCACCCTTGAAACGCCGAGAATGGAGGCCTACGACGGTGGAAAGCTCCTCACCGGCTTCCACCACACCAACGTCCTGGCCATGAAGGACAGGCTCATAGAGCTGATCCAGGAGGGCAAGATAAGGCACATCTTCGTGGTCGGCGGCTGTGATACACCGCACAAGGGTATGGGCTACTACGAGAGGCTCACCGAGCTGATTCCCGACGATGCGCTCATACTCTCGGCAGCGTGTGGCAAGTTCCGCTACAACGCGAGGAACTACGGCACCATAGAGGGCATCCCGCGCTTCCTGGACTTCGGACAGTGCAACAACGTCTACTCGATAATTGAAATCGCAGTTGCACTGGCCAGCGAGCTCGGCACCGACGTCAACTCACTGCCGGTCAGCATAGTCCTGAGCTGGATGGAGCAGAAGGCCATAGCGATACTCTACTCGCTCCTCTACCTCGGGATAAAGGGCATCTACATCGGACCAAAACCGCCGGAGTTCCTGACTCCCAGTGTGTTTGAAATCCTCAGGAGACAGTTCGACCTCAGACTTACCGGTGACCCCGAGAAGGATCTAAAGGATATGCTGAGCAAGGGCATCAGCGTCGATGAGAGTGCCCCGCTCGCGGAGGAGCTGGATTGA
- a CDS encoding DUF2284 domain-containing protein: MRVLWEKEIPADEIVVSPRPVWKCRSCPMYGKRPGCPPHVPGWREAKEWVRHFKKALIIKFEVNMDRFEQDKREALLYLLKREEELFREGKMYATALFPGNCNLCDDCPFERGEPCRMPTKVRPSLCAIGIEMGRIVRMDFSESVLYGMVLVE; the protein is encoded by the coding sequence ATGAGAGTGCTCTGGGAGAAGGAAATTCCAGCGGATGAGATAGTCGTCTCACCTAGGCCGGTCTGGAAGTGCCGCTCCTGTCCAATGTACGGGAAGAGGCCGGGCTGCCCACCACACGTTCCGGGCTGGAGGGAGGCTAAAGAGTGGGTGCGGCACTTCAAGAAGGCCTTAATAATAAAGTTCGAGGTAAACATGGACCGCTTCGAGCAGGACAAGAGGGAAGCCCTACTGTACCTGTTAAAGCGGGAGGAGGAGCTTTTCCGGGAGGGAAAAATGTATGCCACCGCGCTGTTCCCAGGAAACTGCAACCTATGTGACGACTGTCCGTTTGAGAGGGGAGAGCCCTGCAGGATGCCAACGAAAGTCAGACCGAGCTTATGCGCCATCGGCATCGAGATGGGAAGGATTGTCCGAATGGATTTCTCCGAAAGCGTTTTGTACGGGATGGTGCTAGTTGAGTGA
- a CDS encoding YbhB/YbcL family Raf kinase inhibitor-like protein: MDLEIGSIFHNGEYIPVEFTCDGENVNPPIFIGHIDPKAKSLVIIMDDPDAPGGTFTHWIAWNIPPLGEIPKGVPPQPEVDAPVHVVQGRNDFGRIGYGGPCPPRGHGVHHYHFKVYALDTTLNIKPGSSREELERAMAGHVIQWGELVGLYERK; this comes from the coding sequence ATGGATTTGGAGATCGGTTCGATATTCCACAACGGAGAGTACATACCCGTTGAGTTCACGTGCGATGGTGAGAACGTCAATCCTCCCATCTTCATCGGCCACATAGACCCCAAGGCCAAAAGCCTAGTCATCATCATGGACGACCCCGACGCCCCCGGTGGAACGTTCACCCACTGGATAGCCTGGAACATCCCACCGCTCGGGGAGATTCCCAAAGGTGTGCCCCCTCAGCCTGAGGTTGATGCCCCGGTGCACGTTGTTCAGGGACGCAACGACTTCGGAAGGATAGGCTACGGTGGTCCGTGTCCGCCGAGGGGCCACGGCGTCCACCACTACCACTTCAAGGTCTATGCGCTCGATACGACTCTCAATATCAAACCCGGCTCAAGCAGGGAAGAACTGGAAAGGGCCATGGCAGGCCACGTTATCCAGTGGGGAGAGCTCGTCGGCCTCTACGAGAGGAAATAA
- a CDS encoding CGP-CTERM sorting domain-containing protein, with translation MRKLVLFFIGLLVFSTVSYALAETQIDPSKLHFYMYGLETCPHCQKMKEEIPKFYGENSLTYYELINNEENNKLFSAQYKYTGIAGVPAIGIAYDGKLVAIVEGEYNVSATPKIVQAALDNGGLILFTGGQAYIIKNETIIQELQAIYVEHRMPEESQTTTTTESETPSSTTTDSGNGICGPGIVAVLAVIPLVLWKKRR, from the coding sequence ATGAGGAAACTGGTGTTGTTTTTCATAGGTCTGCTGGTGTTTTCAACGGTCTCCTATGCCCTCGCCGAAACCCAGATCGACCCAAGCAAGCTCCATTTCTACATGTACGGCCTAGAGACGTGTCCCCACTGTCAGAAAATGAAGGAAGAGATACCCAAGTTCTACGGTGAGAACAGCCTAACGTACTATGAGCTGATCAACAACGAGGAGAACAACAAGCTCTTTTCGGCCCAGTACAAATACACCGGAATAGCCGGAGTGCCCGCCATAGGCATAGCGTACGATGGAAAGCTCGTGGCGATAGTCGAGGGAGAATACAACGTCTCCGCCACCCCGAAGATTGTGCAGGCTGCCCTTGACAACGGGGGTTTAATACTCTTCACAGGGGGACAGGCGTACATAATCAAGAACGAAACAATAATACAGGAGCTTCAGGCGATATACGTTGAGCACAGAATGCCCGAGGAGAGCCAGACCACAACGACCACCGAATCAGAAACGCCTTCCAGCACCACCACGGACTCCGGCAATGGGATCTGCGGTCCTGGAATAGTGGCCGTTCTCGCGGTTATTCCGCTGGTTCTGTGGAAGAAAAGGCGGTGA
- a CDS encoding PIN domain-containing protein, with amino-acid sequence MHSLTEVIEKPELQILLNVLGEVRVSYPLYGINLLRAKPIETGYRVEVTVDRREFNERVPEYLSHELPTYTDFYETFISSGIILYDNVDEFLQNLELYERLKKGVAFAPDTNLFYHRFISGFRPLDRYQIVVAEGVKKEIENAMNYKYRHRELEEIRREVRNGTLVREFSNRRTKKSRKAAYIALKEFERLKDRIIIAENVKEPAHNNDEIIVKSLKHYDNMTPTLLVFLTADIAITDVAEMEGLEYFLFRYPRRELGRHDVTAYQLRTLLFNLAAVFGVIEVNGIIVFGEFGGKGGLNELKLVFPTENRVYHEFEFHLKLSRKLMRIMGGR; translated from the coding sequence ATGCACAGCCTCACTGAGGTCATAGAGAAGCCGGAGCTCCAGATACTGCTCAACGTCCTGGGCGAGGTCAGAGTAAGCTATCCGCTGTACGGCATCAATCTGCTGAGGGCAAAGCCTATAGAAACAGGCTACCGCGTCGAAGTTACCGTTGACAGAAGGGAATTCAACGAGAGGGTTCCTGAGTATCTCTCCCATGAACTGCCCACCTACACGGACTTCTACGAGACCTTCATATCCTCGGGAATAATCCTCTACGACAACGTGGACGAGTTCCTCCAGAACCTTGAGCTCTACGAGAGGCTGAAGAAGGGAGTGGCCTTCGCCCCCGACACGAACCTCTTCTACCACCGCTTCATCTCGGGCTTCAGGCCCCTGGACAGGTACCAGATAGTCGTGGCGGAGGGCGTGAAGAAAGAGATTGAGAACGCGATGAACTACAAGTACCGCCACCGGGAGCTGGAGGAGATAAGGCGCGAGGTGAGGAACGGAACCCTTGTCAGAGAGTTCAGCAACAGGAGGACAAAGAAGAGCAGAAAAGCCGCGTACATAGCCCTCAAGGAGTTCGAGAGGTTGAAGGACAGGATAATCATAGCGGAGAACGTTAAGGAGCCGGCCCACAACAACGACGAAATAATAGTGAAGTCCCTCAAGCACTACGACAACATGACGCCGACCCTGCTGGTCTTCCTAACGGCGGACATAGCGATAACCGACGTGGCCGAGATGGAGGGGCTTGAGTACTTCCTCTTCAGGTACCCGCGCAGGGAACTGGGAAGGCATGATGTAACGGCGTACCAGCTCAGAACACTGCTCTTCAACCTCGCGGCGGTCTTCGGCGTCATAGAGGTGAATGGAATAATCGTGTTCGGCGAGTTCGGAGGCAAGGGTGGTCTGAACGAGCTGAAGCTGGTCTTCCCGACGGAGAACCGGGTCTACCACGAGTTCGAATTCCACCTCAAGCTGAGCAGAAAGCTGATGAGGATAATGGGGGGAAGATAG
- a CDS encoding SDR family NAD(P)-dependent oxidoreductase, whose translation MHVELKGKVALVTGGGRGIGRAIAIALAEKGANVAVNYAHSREKAEETAELCRSYGVDAIAVKADVSNREEVRKMVEEIINHFERIDILVNNAGILGRALKPMEVTDDDWDAVLGVNLKGAFIVTQEVLRYMKRGKIVNIASIAGKDGGTVGPHYAASKGGLIALTFNLARHLAPDILVNAVAPGPVDTELISPEIKERLRSLSLTGEIARPEEIAHAVIFLLENDHITGELIDVNGGRLMD comes from the coding sequence ATGCACGTGGAGCTGAAAGGGAAGGTTGCCCTCGTTACCGGCGGAGGAAGGGGGATAGGAAGAGCGATAGCGATAGCCCTCGCGGAGAAGGGAGCGAACGTCGCCGTGAACTATGCCCACAGCAGGGAAAAGGCCGAAGAGACCGCCGAACTCTGCCGTTCCTATGGAGTTGACGCGATTGCCGTAAAGGCCGACGTGAGCAATCGCGAGGAGGTCAGAAAGATGGTCGAGGAGATCATCAATCACTTCGAAAGGATAGACATCCTCGTGAACAACGCGGGAATCCTCGGAAGGGCCCTGAAGCCTATGGAGGTCACCGATGATGACTGGGACGCGGTTCTCGGCGTCAACCTCAAGGGGGCCTTCATAGTCACCCAGGAGGTTCTCAGATACATGAAGAGGGGCAAGATAGTGAATATAGCCTCGATAGCCGGCAAGGACGGCGGGACGGTTGGTCCCCACTACGCCGCATCGAAGGGCGGGCTGATAGCCCTCACGTTCAACCTCGCGAGACATCTGGCTCCCGATATACTCGTCAACGCTGTCGCTCCCGGCCCGGTTGACACAGAGCTGATAAGCCCCGAGATAAAGGAGAGGCTCCGCTCGCTCTCGCTGACCGGGGAGATAGCCAGACCGGAAGAGATAGCCCACGCCGTGATATTCCTCCTTGAAAACGACCACATAACGGGCGAGCTCATAGACGTCAACGGCGGCAGGCTGATGGACTAG
- a CDS encoding cytochrome c biogenesis protein CcdA, whose product MRSEIKGLAIILLVSFGVSSLALWALGMVDFIPKFFALAMSDSINPCTFVIYTMLLIALSVREISKRRLYFIGAAFIAAVYISYYLLGVGLLYFAGYLPLWVAGAAAIVFGAYTIATGLMEKSRVGDKSKIRRRIFSSDATAVGAFTLGVIVSTTLLPCSAGSYLVYAIIISKGGQALAFLLLALYNIVFVLPLVVILLAMGSVTESKRFSQAMVRHSRELSVVAGMLLIAIGIWVLTGASL is encoded by the coding sequence ATGAGGAGTGAGATAAAAGGACTGGCGATAATTCTTCTGGTGTCCTTCGGAGTGAGCTCCCTTGCGCTGTGGGCGCTGGGTATGGTAGACTTTATACCCAAGTTCTTCGCCCTGGCAATGAGCGACTCGATAAACCCGTGCACCTTCGTCATATACACCATGCTCCTCATAGCACTCTCCGTCAGGGAGATATCAAAGAGGAGGCTGTATTTCATAGGGGCCGCATTCATAGCCGCGGTTTACATATCCTATTACCTCCTCGGAGTCGGCCTGCTGTACTTCGCCGGTTACCTGCCCCTCTGGGTTGCCGGAGCTGCGGCGATAGTCTTCGGTGCCTACACCATAGCCACGGGGCTGATGGAGAAGTCCCGCGTGGGCGACAAAAGCAAGATACGGAGGAGGATATTCAGCAGCGACGCAACCGCCGTTGGGGCCTTCACGCTCGGGGTTATAGTCTCGACGACCCTTCTCCCGTGCTCCGCCGGTAGCTACCTCGTCTATGCGATAATAATCTCCAAGGGCGGCCAGGCCCTCGCGTTCCTCCTTCTGGCGCTCTACAACATAGTTTTCGTGCTCCCCTTGGTCGTTATACTGCTGGCGATGGGCAGCGTCACCGAGAGCAAGCGCTTCTCCCAGGCGATGGTGAGGCACAGCAGGGAGCTTTCGGTGGTAGCGGGAATGCTGCTGATAGCCATAGGAATCTGGGTTCTCACTGGGGCTTCACTCTAA